GGAACATTATCTTGCATAATTTAGGTGGAGAAGGCAAACGGATGCCccctttgaaaaaattttaagcgatATTGAAATGTTTATGCCTccgaagtaaaaattttctttaaccatttattaactgttttttatgTGTATGCTGTGTGTTGCAGCCAATAAAGTCTGCTGTCACCATAAAGTCTGCTTGGCGAGATTTGTGCCGGTATAATGGAAAAGTACCTGATTAACTATTAATACTAATGAAACTTTTCATTAATAGTGTTGAGATTTGTTtccctttaaattataaatgtttttattagcaaaacttctccaatatttacatttaaatccTTAATGCACTGTAGTCTTAAAAGCatagcaataataaatattttgttctaagaTGCAAACTATGCAggtaatgttttataataatgtaataaattttataatttttaaaaaacatgtacaCTAATAACatcctttattattttagatatggatgctaataattcattttgtgaTGAACCTGTTGCTGAAATAGGAACACAGACTGATGACATTTTTCAATCAGAAGCATTTGCTCAGACGGACAACGATATTATTGAAGAATTGCAACAAGAAAATGCcacattaaagaaaagaattgcTGAGCTCGAGGCTGAAAATTCAGTGATGAGGAAAAGTTTGACTCATGTGCCAGTCTATGATACAATCACGaccaaatcaaataaattgttcaaattttatacgGGGCTGGAAAATGTTGTGGTATTCAATTGCTTGCTGACATATTTATTGTCTGCATGGAAGCCACAACATAAAAGTTTGCAGCCTTGCGAAGAATTTCTTCTTGTGCTGATGAAATTGAGATTAGGTTTGCTTAATCTTGATTTAGCAACAAGATTTAACATCTCAGTTTCATCAGTTAGCAAGATTTTTCACTCGTGGTTGGATGTAATGATGATCAATTTACAAAGATTAATCATTTATCCTTCCATGAGAACTATTTGCAAAAGCATTCCAAATTGCTTTAAAGATGTTTCTTTGGGCAATGTGAGCTGTATCATAGACTGCAcagaaattttcattgaaaagccgaaaaatttaaatgcacgAGCTCAGACGTATTCAAACTACAAAAACCACAATACAATGAAATTTCTTGTTGCAATTCTTCCATCTGgaaatatttgctttgtttCGAAAGCATGGGGTGGCAGGGTGTCCGACAAACACATTACTGTGCACAGTGGTTTCCTCGATATTCTACGGCTGGATGACCTGGTTCTGGCAGATAGGGGCTTTAGAATCGATGAGATAATTAGAGCAAGGGGTGCTAAACTGCAGGTACCTGCCTTTACAAAAGGTAAAGCCCAGCTAAGTCAGCCTGAAGTAGTAACGTCGAGGAAACTTTCTAAAGTGCGTGTGCACGTAGAAAgagcaattagaaaaattaaaacttttcggATATTAGAAGGCACCCTGCCAATCTCCAtggttaagaaaaatgaaaaagggGAATTGTCAACTGTTGACAAAATATTACCCGTTGTTTGTTCCCTGATCAATATTGGGAATCCCTTAATAAAAGATCtttaaatctgaatttatttgtttatttcttattaataacaaattgtAATTTAGTTACTTGGTtggaaagaaattcttttttaaaaaaagttattcctCTTTGTAAAGTTATGTTTCCTTATACTGTAAATGGTGTCATTTTCTGCAGAAGATAGGTgttgtaattaaattacataaaaagtaaGACAAATAGCAGCAccataaattttctttgcattCTTGGTACAACCAGCTcgggaaaaaattttacatcacattcaagcaattaataaataaataaatgtaattcagtattaatatttagaaaataaaagatggaCTATTTTATTTGAGCAATTGAAAAGTACAAATATTTCTGCacgaaaaacataaaacaagCAATTTGGTTGGAAAATGAACAAATATTGGTTAAGTctagacaatttttttacatagataGCATATATTTCTTTAGTGGAAAATTctgctaatttttaataattccttcTTAACACTTACACATCAAAGCTACCTTTAAGATTGATGAAACAgtgtaaattatatataaaagacTAGGGGGCTAATTCTCTTGTTTCTTACCGCTTGCCAACTCTGATGATTTCTTCAGAATAATTGTTTCTTGgcataaaagaaacttttctcataagttgaaattatttacttaaatcatataaacttaaaagtatCTGTTAGCTTATGCTTGTGACCCTACTTTCCACATCCAAATATTTTCCTAGTATTAAGATCTATTAGTggacataaaaatttaagtgagtaataatttttttttatttataatagcatgttaaagaaatttgcacaaaaagtaatacttgtaatatatttaataagattgGACAGCAATTTAAGTAAATTCTCTTAATGTtagaaaacaacgaaaaatacaattttatgtaatacaagtaaaatatctttaaattaaggatacaaaaatatttatataaaaacaatgccttttattaattttagacggatgataacaaaaaataatatacaaatcaATGTGAAGAAACTGGATCCTACTATGTGATTTTCCAGCTGATAAAAATGCACCGATAACAATGGAAAATTGTGCTACACCATTACCATATGTATGAGATAATCctgtatattaaaaagaaatatcaaaattaaaaaagtataacagta
The nucleotide sequence above comes from Parasteatoda tepidariorum isolate YZ-2023 chromosome 6, CAS_Ptep_4.0, whole genome shotgun sequence. Encoded proteins:
- the LOC107456852 gene encoding uncharacterized protein, with protein sequence MAKKVSKNGGTCSALGCTMRRGTNLLSAIQMFKFPKDPHRRTEWTNAIKRKDWKPSDYSLLCSKHFIEGKPSLNPDHPDYIPSVFEFSKMDGQKKVERFERNKKRKIFDVQQTSSDMDANNSFCDEPVAEIGTQTDDIFQSEAFAQTDNDIIEELQQENATLKKRIAELEAENSVMRKSLTHVPVYDTITTKSNKLFKFYTGLENVVVFNCLLTYLLSAWKPQHKSLQPCEEFLLVLMKLRLGLLNLDLATRFNISVSSVSKIFHSWLDVMMINLQRLIIYPSMRTICKSIPNCFKDVSLGNVSCIIDCTEIFIEKPKNLNARAQTYSNYKNHNTMKFLVAILPSGNICFVSKAWGGRVSDKHITVHSGFLDILRLDDLVLADRGFRIDEIIRARGAKLQVPAFTKGKAQLSQPEVVTSRKLSKVRVHVERAIRKIKTFRILEGTLPISMVKKNEKGELSTVDKILPVVCSLINIGNPLIKDL